Proteins encoded by one window of Bradyrhizobium sp. B097:
- a CDS encoding invasion associated locus B family protein: MRSFPAMRVILFAALLAMAAQLSAAQQTHAQAPVQPQPTRPATPRSPAPQPSAAPVAPAASPQPTPSEAPPVSSLPQNTTATFGDWVMRCSRIDSGSTTNCEVAQTLQVQGQGPIAEIAFGRPPGNPSAGMRIVVVLPNNVTFAGPVQMSVDEKDKAVDLTYRRCLPSGCFADTETRDDILVKWRAQTGRGRLAFKDGSNRDLTLPFSFRGLAQALDAMAKP; the protein is encoded by the coding sequence ATGCGTTCGTTTCCAGCAATGCGCGTCATTCTGTTCGCCGCGCTCTTGGCGATGGCAGCGCAATTGAGTGCCGCTCAGCAAACTCACGCTCAAGCTCCCGTACAGCCGCAGCCCACGCGACCGGCTACGCCGCGATCGCCGGCACCACAACCTTCGGCAGCTCCCGTGGCTCCGGCCGCTTCACCGCAGCCAACTCCGAGCGAAGCTCCACCTGTGAGCTCGCTGCCGCAGAATACGACAGCAACTTTCGGCGATTGGGTGATGCGTTGCAGCCGTATCGATAGCGGCAGCACGACGAATTGCGAGGTTGCTCAGACCTTGCAGGTCCAGGGGCAGGGACCGATTGCCGAGATCGCATTCGGTCGTCCGCCTGGCAATCCATCTGCCGGAATGAGGATCGTGGTCGTGCTACCGAACAATGTGACGTTCGCAGGTCCCGTCCAGATGTCGGTCGACGAAAAAGACAAGGCCGTGGACCTCACATATCGGCGTTGCCTGCCGTCCGGATGTTTCGCCGATACCGAGACGCGTGACGACATTCTTGTGAAATGGCGCGCTCAAACCGGCCGCGGCCGTCTTGCCTTCAAGGATGGCAGCAATCGTGACCTCACACTGCCGTTCTCGTTTCGCGGGCTGGCGCAAGCGTTGGACGCGATGGCGAAGCCGTAG
- a CDS encoding formate dehydrogenase subunit gamma, whose amino-acid sequence MASLAKHIRLALGAWALALMIAASVPSIAQQVNPSASAVKEQQLLQELDRIQGRVSIPDQRSGVLEQPAGREWREFRNVTLRWVGGIAILGMLVALVAFYLTRGMVRLQDGRSGRTIVRFGAFERFVHWMTATCFIILAISGLNITFGRPLLLPLIGHEAFSEWSQWAKYAHNYLSFPFTIGVMLIFLMWLGGNIPNKVDVQWIKRGGGIVGHDHPPAYRFNAGQKAVYWIVVTGGAAVAITGYQLMFPFYLADIEGMQMAAVVHAIVAVLFVAVMLAHIYIGTIGMQGAFEAMGSGIVDVNWAREHHSLWLEEEEARAAANDARSKPAATAAE is encoded by the coding sequence ATGGCGTCTCTTGCAAAACACATCCGTCTCGCCCTCGGCGCATGGGCGCTTGCATTGATGATCGCTGCGTCGGTGCCGTCCATCGCCCAGCAGGTCAACCCGAGCGCCAGCGCGGTGAAGGAGCAACAGCTTCTGCAGGAGCTCGACCGGATCCAGGGACGCGTCAGCATTCCGGATCAGCGGTCAGGCGTGCTGGAGCAGCCGGCGGGGCGCGAGTGGCGAGAATTCCGCAACGTCACCCTGCGCTGGGTCGGCGGAATTGCCATCCTTGGCATGCTCGTGGCGCTCGTCGCCTTCTATCTGACTCGCGGCATGGTTCGGCTCCAGGACGGGAGGTCGGGGCGCACGATCGTGCGCTTTGGCGCCTTCGAGCGCTTCGTGCACTGGATGACGGCGACCTGCTTCATCATCCTGGCAATCTCCGGACTGAACATCACCTTCGGCCGTCCGCTGCTGTTGCCGCTGATCGGCCACGAAGCATTCTCCGAATGGTCGCAATGGGCCAAGTACGCGCACAACTATTTGAGCTTCCCCTTCACCATCGGAGTGATGTTGATCTTCCTGATGTGGCTTGGCGGCAATATCCCGAACAAGGTCGATGTGCAGTGGATCAAGCGCGGCGGCGGCATCGTAGGTCACGACCATCCGCCGGCCTATCGTTTCAACGCCGGCCAGAAGGCGGTCTACTGGATCGTCGTCACCGGCGGCGCGGCCGTTGCAATCACCGGATATCAGCTGATGTTCCCGTTCTACCTGGCCGACATCGAAGGAATGCAAATGGCTGCGGTGGTCCACGCGATCGTGGCGGTGCTGTTCGTCGCGGTGATGTTGGCCCACATCTACATCGGCACCATCGGCATGCAAGGTGCCTTCGAGGCGATGGGCAGCGGCATCGTGGACGTCAATTGGGCGAGAGAGCACCACAGTCTGTGGCTCGAGGAGGAGGAGGCGCGCGCCGCCGCCAATGATGCGCGCTCGAAGCCGGCCGCCACGGCGGCGGAGTAG
- the fdh3B gene encoding formate dehydrogenase FDH3 subunit beta, whose protein sequence is MARMKFLCDADRCIECNACVTACKNEHEVPWGINRRRVVTINDGKPGERSISMACMHCTDAPCAAVCPVNCFYTTADGVVLHSKDLCIGCGYCFYACPFGAPQYPKIGNFGSRGKMDKCTFCAGGPEADGSKEEYEKYGANRLAEGKLPLCAEMCSTKSLLAGDGEIIAQIYKERVMKRGYGSGAWGWKTAYRETIES, encoded by the coding sequence ATGGCTCGGATGAAATTCCTCTGCGACGCCGATCGTTGCATCGAGTGCAATGCCTGCGTGACCGCCTGCAAGAACGAGCACGAGGTGCCCTGGGGCATCAACCGGCGCCGCGTCGTCACCATCAATGACGGCAAGCCCGGTGAGCGATCGATCTCCATGGCCTGCATGCACTGCACCGACGCGCCCTGCGCGGCGGTCTGCCCGGTCAACTGCTTCTACACGACCGCCGACGGCGTCGTGCTTCATTCCAAGGATCTGTGCATCGGCTGCGGCTATTGCTTCTATGCGTGTCCGTTTGGCGCGCCGCAATATCCGAAGATTGGCAATTTCGGCTCCCGCGGCAAGATGGACAAGTGCACGTTCTGCGCCGGCGGCCCCGAGGCCGATGGCAGCAAGGAGGAGTACGAGAAGTATGGGGCCAATCGCCTCGCCGAGGGCAAATTGCCGCTCTGCGCCGAGATGTGCTCCACCAAATCGTTGCTCGCCGGCGATGGCGAGATCATTGCCCAGATCTACAAGGAACGTGTGATGAAGCGCGGCTACGGCTCAGGCGCCTGGGGCTGGAAGACTGCCTATCGCGAGACGATCGAATCCTGA
- a CDS encoding formate dehydrogenase subunit alpha encodes MLIRRSPRSDSDRRGSVAALLCGQTGGFDRRTFLRRSGLAGGALAALSTLPLGSIRKAKAAAAGPLTTGATVRKSICTHCSVGCTVTAEVLNGVWIGQEPTWDSPINRGSHCAKGASVRELVHSERRLRYPMKLVGGQWTRVSWETAINEIGDKLLEVREKSGPDSVYWLGSAKMTNEGAYLFRKLGAFWGTNNTDHQARICHSTTVTGVANTWGYGAMTNSFNDIRNAKTQMIMGGNPAEAHPVSLQHLLEGKELQKANFIVIDPRLTRTAAHATEYVRMRPGTDIPVLYGMMWHILQNGWEDKEFIRQRVYGFDDLRKEVEKWNPEEVERVTGIPGEQLKRVAKMFATEKPSTLIWAMGQTQKTVGTANVRASCILLLMTGNVGGPGMGANIFRGHDNVQGATDVGLDIVTLPFYYGLAEGAWKHWSRVWEVDYDFLKSRFDSKQIMEAPGIPLTRWFEAVTLPKDQVAQKDNVRAVFVQGHASNSITRIPESLKGLKALDLLVIADPHPTTWTSLAVEAGRKDGLYILPVATQFECKGSRVASNRSLQWGEQIVEPIFESKDDLEITYLLAKKFGFADKMFKNIKVENNLPEAEDILREMNRGSWSTGYCGQSPERLKAHMRNQAKFDMLTMRAPKDDPEVGGDYYGLPWPCWGSPEVRHPGTPLLYNTNLGVMDGGGTFRPRFGIEREEKLADGTTRKVSLLADGSYSKDSEIKDGYPEFTLASLKKLGWDKDLTEAEMATINRINPATPDAVSWSLDLSGGIQRVALMHGCVPYGNGKARMNAFGLPDPIPVHREPIYTPRVDLVAKYPTLPDAKQFRMPNIGFSVQKAAVEKGIAKQFPLILSSGRLVEYEGGGEETRTNPWLAELQQDMFIEISPADAADRGIKDGGWVWVSGAENNSRARMKALVTERVGKGVAWMPFHFGGWLAGKDLRGNYPKGTDPIVLGESANTITTYGYDPATNMQETKVTLCQIVAA; translated from the coding sequence ATGCTGATCAGGAGATCACCGCGTTCCGATTCCGACCGACGTGGGTCCGTCGCGGCCCTCCTGTGCGGGCAGACCGGCGGCTTCGACCGCCGCACGTTCCTGCGTCGGTCCGGTCTTGCCGGCGGCGCGCTTGCTGCGCTCAGCACACTGCCCCTCGGCAGCATTCGCAAGGCGAAAGCCGCCGCCGCGGGGCCGCTCACCACGGGAGCGACGGTGCGCAAGAGCATCTGCACGCATTGCTCGGTTGGGTGCACCGTGACCGCCGAGGTGCTGAACGGCGTATGGATTGGCCAGGAGCCGACCTGGGATTCCCCGATCAATCGCGGATCGCACTGTGCCAAGGGCGCCTCCGTGCGCGAGCTCGTGCACAGCGAGCGGCGGCTACGCTACCCGATGAAGCTTGTGGGTGGGCAGTGGACCCGGGTCTCCTGGGAGACCGCGATCAACGAGATCGGCGACAAGCTGCTGGAGGTTCGCGAGAAGTCGGGTCCCGATTCCGTGTATTGGCTCGGGTCAGCCAAGATGACCAACGAAGGTGCCTACCTATTCCGCAAGCTTGGCGCGTTCTGGGGCACGAACAACACCGACCATCAAGCGCGTATTTGCCATTCGACGACCGTCACCGGCGTGGCCAACACCTGGGGCTACGGCGCGATGACCAACAGCTTCAACGACATCCGCAACGCCAAGACCCAGATGATCATGGGCGGCAATCCGGCCGAGGCGCATCCGGTGTCGTTGCAGCACCTGCTGGAGGGCAAGGAACTTCAGAAGGCCAACTTCATCGTCATCGACCCGCGTCTGACGCGAACCGCGGCGCACGCGACTGAGTATGTCCGCATGCGGCCAGGCACCGACATTCCGGTGCTCTACGGTATGATGTGGCACATCCTGCAGAACGGTTGGGAGGACAAGGAATTCATCCGGCAGCGCGTCTATGGTTTCGACGATCTTCGCAAGGAGGTCGAAAAATGGAATCCGGAGGAGGTCGAGCGCGTTACCGGCATTCCCGGTGAGCAGCTCAAGCGTGTCGCGAAGATGTTCGCAACGGAAAAGCCGTCGACACTGATCTGGGCCATGGGTCAGACTCAGAAGACGGTCGGCACCGCCAATGTGCGGGCGAGTTGCATCCTGCTCCTGATGACCGGGAATGTCGGCGGACCGGGCATGGGCGCCAACATCTTCCGCGGCCACGACAACGTTCAGGGAGCAACCGACGTCGGGCTCGATATCGTCACGCTACCGTTCTACTACGGGCTCGCCGAGGGCGCGTGGAAGCACTGGTCGCGCGTTTGGGAAGTCGACTATGATTTCCTGAAGTCGCGCTTCGACTCCAAGCAGATCATGGAAGCGCCCGGCATCCCGCTGACTCGCTGGTTCGAGGCGGTGACGCTGCCGAAAGACCAGGTCGCCCAGAAAGACAATGTGCGGGCGGTGTTCGTGCAGGGACACGCCTCCAACAGCATCACCCGCATTCCGGAATCCCTGAAGGGTCTGAAGGCGCTCGACCTGCTTGTCATCGCCGACCCGCATCCGACCACCTGGACCTCGCTCGCGGTGGAGGCCGGTCGCAAGGACGGTCTCTACATTCTCCCGGTCGCCACCCAATTCGAGTGCAAGGGATCCCGTGTCGCCTCGAACCGCTCGCTGCAGTGGGGTGAGCAGATCGTGGAGCCGATCTTCGAGTCCAAGGACGACCTCGAGATCACCTATCTGCTGGCAAAGAAGTTCGGCTTTGCCGACAAGATGTTCAAGAACATCAAGGTCGAGAACAATCTGCCCGAGGCGGAGGACATCCTGCGCGAGATGAATCGCGGCAGCTGGTCGACCGGCTATTGCGGGCAATCGCCCGAGCGTCTCAAGGCCCATATGAGGAACCAGGCGAAGTTCGACATGCTGACGATGCGGGCTCCGAAGGACGATCCGGAGGTCGGCGGCGACTATTACGGCCTGCCGTGGCCGTGCTGGGGCTCGCCGGAGGTCAGGCATCCGGGCACGCCGCTGCTCTACAACACAAATCTCGGCGTGATGGATGGTGGCGGCACGTTCCGGCCGCGCTTTGGCATCGAACGCGAGGAGAAGCTAGCCGACGGCACGACGCGGAAGGTCAGCCTGCTCGCCGACGGGTCCTATTCGAAGGATTCGGAAATCAAGGACGGCTATCCGGAATTCACGCTGGCGAGCCTGAAGAAGCTCGGCTGGGACAAGGATCTGACGGAGGCGGAGATGGCCACGATCAACAGGATCAATCCCGCCACTCCAGACGCAGTGTCGTGGTCGCTCGACCTATCGGGCGGCATTCAGCGCGTCGCGCTGATGCACGGCTGCGTGCCCTACGGCAACGGCAAGGCGCGCATGAACGCGTTCGGCCTGCCGGATCCCATTCCGGTTCACCGCGAGCCGATCTACACGCCGCGCGTCGATCTGGTCGCCAAATATCCGACGCTTCCCGATGCCAAGCAGTTCCGCATGCCCAACATCGGGTTCTCCGTGCAGAAGGCCGCGGTGGAGAAGGGGATTGCCAAGCAATTCCCGCTCATCCTCTCCTCGGGCCGCCTGGTTGAATACGAGGGCGGCGGCGAAGAGACGCGAACCAATCCGTGGCTCGCCGAACTCCAGCAGGACATGTTCATCGAGATCAGCCCCGCCGATGCCGCCGATCGCGGCATCAAGGATGGCGGCTGGGTCTGGGTGAGCGGTGCTGAAAACAACTCGCGTGCCAGAATGAAGGCGCTGGTGACCGAACGGGTCGGGAAGGGCGTTGCCTGGATGCCTTTCCATTTCGGCGGCTGGCTCGCGGGCAAGGACCTTCGCGGCAATTACCCGAAGGGGACCGATCCGATTGTGCTTGGCGAAAGCGCCAATACGATCACGACCTACGGCTATGATCCTGCGACCAACATGCAGGAGACCAAGGTCACCCTCTGCCAGATTGTCGCAGCCTAG
- a CDS encoding twin-arginine translocation signal domain-containing protein — translation MSDEKKMTAGRRDFLRKVGLGTIGAGATLAAPLIAPAQADSETEVEKRKARYRETDHVKAYYRVNRYPR, via the coding sequence ATGAGCGACGAGAAGAAAATGACGGCAGGCCGCCGCGACTTCCTTCGCAAGGTCGGGCTCGGCACGATCGGCGCCGGCGCCACGCTGGCAGCCCCCTTGATCGCGCCGGCGCAAGCCGACAGCGAGACCGAGGTTGAGAAGCGCAAGGCCCGCTACAGGGAAACCGACCACGTGAAGGCGTATTATCGCGTCAATCGCTATCCGCGTTGA
- a CDS encoding Cro/CI family transcriptional regulator, with protein sequence MRHAGLERAIDAAGGVAQLARKIGIAQPSVSNWNQVPARRVIAVEIATGVSRKILRPDLYGELAVSDLLDPIEVGRVQEYALLATLLSAAPSQALLEQIAQLNGDVTPLGRAHAALAEAASIAVAAEVEREYSELFVGVGRGELLPYASYYLTGFLNERPLSRLRDDLAALGIERAESNPEPEDHAATLCEIMAGLVAGRFPASLAAQRVFFEKHVSRWIGHLFADMAKAESAKFYRAVGTLGCVFLEIETEAFKFAN encoded by the coding sequence GTGCGCCATGCGGGCCTTGAACGTGCCATCGATGCCGCCGGGGGTGTAGCCCAACTAGCCCGGAAAATCGGTATTGCCCAGCCGTCGGTGTCGAACTGGAACCAGGTGCCGGCGCGGCGCGTGATTGCGGTCGAGATCGCGACAGGCGTCTCGCGAAAAATTCTTCGTCCCGATCTCTATGGCGAGCTTGCGGTATCGGACCTGCTTGATCCGATCGAAGTCGGACGCGTGCAGGAATACGCACTGCTTGCGACCCTGCTCTCGGCGGCGCCGTCGCAAGCCTTGCTTGAGCAGATCGCGCAACTGAACGGCGATGTGACGCCGCTTGGGCGCGCCCACGCCGCACTTGCGGAGGCCGCTTCGATCGCGGTCGCGGCCGAGGTCGAACGCGAATATTCTGAGCTGTTTGTCGGCGTTGGGCGCGGCGAGCTGCTGCCCTACGCGTCCTACTATCTGACCGGCTTCCTCAACGAGCGCCCGTTGTCGCGACTTCGTGACGATCTGGCCGCGCTTGGCATCGAGCGGGCGGAGAGCAATCCAGAACCAGAGGACCATGCGGCGACGCTATGCGAAATCATGGCGGGCCTTGTGGCTGGTCGTTTCCCGGCGTCGCTTGCAGCACAGCGCGTCTTCTTCGAGAAGCATGTGTCCCGCTGGATCGGACATTTGTTCGCTGACATGGCGAAGGCCGAGAGCGCCAAGTTCTATCGCGCAGTCGGGACGCTGGGATGCGTGTTTTTGGAGATTGAGACAGAGGCCTTCAAGTTCGCCAATTGA
- a CDS encoding DUF3306 domain-containing protein encodes MSEGDFLARWSRRKQAARDGHAEPRPEQPAEANASAMAAPDAAEPCPTEVDLSSLPPIESIDAATDLSPFLRKGIPRELSRAALRRAWSADPAIRDFIGLAENAWDFNDPSAMPGFGPLDYSSEQVDELVRRVVGDLVQAAENATDAIEETVEDAMRPTAAAVDDLAQAPNPVRACADLPLSDKSASAGPPSNSAAPQLQGASEESAVRRRTHGGALPR; translated from the coding sequence ATGAGCGAAGGCGACTTTCTGGCGCGCTGGTCGCGACGCAAGCAGGCGGCGAGGGACGGCCACGCTGAACCAAGACCCGAACAACCCGCCGAGGCGAATGCTTCGGCGATGGCTGCCCCTGACGCGGCGGAGCCCTGTCCCACCGAGGTCGACTTGTCGAGCCTGCCGCCCATCGAATCGATTGATGCCGCGACCGACCTCTCGCCTTTCCTTCGCAAGGGCATTCCGCGGGAATTGAGCCGTGCGGCGCTTCGTCGGGCCTGGAGCGCCGATCCTGCCATTCGCGATTTCATTGGGTTGGCGGAAAATGCCTGGGACTTCAACGACCCGTCGGCCATGCCCGGTTTCGGTCCACTGGACTATTCGTCCGAGCAGGTTGACGAACTCGTCCGCCGCGTTGTCGGGGACCTCGTGCAGGCGGCCGAGAACGCGACCGACGCGATCGAAGAGACTGTCGAAGACGCCATGCGACCGACTGCTGCTGCCGTCGACGATTTGGCGCAAGCACCAAATCCGGTGAGGGCGTGCGCGGATCTCCCGCTGTCCGACAAGTCCGCAAGCGCGGGACCTCCGTCAAACTCTGCTGCACCGCAACTCCAGGGCGCGAGCGAAGAGTCTGCCGTTCGGCGCCGCACACATGGCGGCGCGCTGCCTCGATAG
- a CDS encoding DUF3305 domain-containing protein, with translation MSPVAEPLVRLSVGVVVERRRADSPWVDVVWRGVGVLPDEPEVTPWTVIREQEGVTLFYAGSATVDLYRSETERYRDNLTSGAPSIWIVLSPAEGASPYLLSAVTADPAEGEAFTGAGVNLVEAVPMPEVLRRAIEDFIAEHYVENEFFKRERSRADPEALAQRRHEGGHE, from the coding sequence ATGAGCCCTGTCGCAGAGCCGCTGGTCCGTCTCTCCGTCGGCGTCGTGGTCGAGCGCCGCAGAGCGGATTCTCCGTGGGTCGACGTCGTCTGGCGCGGCGTCGGGGTGCTGCCGGACGAGCCGGAGGTGACGCCGTGGACGGTGATCCGCGAGCAGGAGGGAGTGACGCTGTTTTACGCCGGCAGCGCGACAGTCGACCTCTACCGCTCGGAAACCGAGCGCTACCGCGACAATCTCACCTCCGGTGCGCCCAGCATCTGGATCGTGTTGAGCCCTGCCGAGGGAGCCTCGCCCTACCTCCTTTCCGCGGTCACGGCGGATCCGGCCGAAGGGGAGGCGTTCACGGGGGCCGGTGTCAACCTCGTCGAAGCGGTACCGATGCCCGAGGTGCTGCGCCGGGCGATTGAAGATTTCATCGCCGAGCACTACGTCGAGAATGAGTTCTTCAAGCGCGAGCGGAGCCGCGCCGATCCGGAGGCGCTGGCGCAACGGCGCCATGAAGGTGGGCACGAATGA
- a CDS encoding DUF6352 family protein: protein MKDFWIACGHHLLDRNASGGLVVTDEYLKAYFARPELMPPDDACAVERRLHRQLLTDPRHPVGVTEVAAIDDADARENWRFVLAFRDLLLRHPTLEAAYLASVRSGSANLPPLFMNQLVHVILRNVLDRCEDPFLLRAAELFFRPQRILPHEHLLLLGDEEILGGRSPTPVLSLMSMLGAAGDTQLDVLGEENADGYWQRSDQFDMALDLTGGGRGQASLAEVLRRWISHLLGIDVTIEPLTELRNAELTWYVGLDSEATRIGDRLWQGESLDDRTAGRVLALFRLSFADPGLIVDIAGRTPAYLILAMTSDQVVRMKPQNLLTGLPTKHLEAVT, encoded by the coding sequence ATGAAGGATTTCTGGATCGCCTGCGGCCACCATCTGCTCGATCGCAACGCGAGCGGCGGGCTCGTTGTCACGGATGAATACCTGAAGGCCTATTTCGCGCGCCCCGAGCTGATGCCGCCGGACGACGCGTGCGCGGTCGAGCGTCGCTTGCACCGGCAATTGCTGACCGATCCGCGCCACCCGGTCGGAGTCACGGAGGTGGCCGCGATCGACGACGCCGACGCGCGGGAGAACTGGCGGTTCGTGCTGGCATTTCGCGACCTCCTGCTGCGCCATCCGACGCTGGAGGCGGCCTATCTCGCGTCGGTTCGTTCAGGTTCGGCCAATCTGCCGCCGCTGTTCATGAACCAACTGGTGCATGTGATCCTGCGCAATGTGCTTGATCGCTGCGAAGATCCTTTTTTGCTGCGCGCAGCCGAGTTGTTCTTTCGGCCGCAACGGATCCTGCCGCACGAGCATTTGCTGCTCCTGGGCGACGAGGAGATCCTTGGCGGGCGCAGCCCGACGCCGGTGCTGTCGCTGATGTCGATGCTGGGTGCAGCGGGCGATACACAACTCGACGTTCTCGGCGAGGAGAACGCCGACGGCTATTGGCAACGCAGTGACCAGTTCGATATGGCGCTTGATCTGACCGGCGGAGGGCGGGGGCAGGCTTCACTGGCCGAAGTGTTGCGACGCTGGATCTCGCATCTGCTCGGGATCGACGTGACGATCGAGCCGCTGACCGAACTGCGCAACGCAGAACTCACCTGGTATGTGGGCCTGGATTCGGAAGCGACCCGGATCGGTGACCGGCTTTGGCAGGGCGAATCCCTCGACGACCGCACCGCGGGGCGCGTGCTGGCGCTGTTTCGGCTGAGCTTTGCGGATCCCGGCCTGATCGTTGATATTGCGGGGCGCACGCCGGCCTATCTGATCCTTGCAATGACGTCCGATCAGGTCGTCCGGATGAAGCCGCAGAATCTGCTGACGGGACTGCCAACCAAGCATCTGGAGGCCGTGACATGA
- a CDS encoding DUF6505 family protein, with amino-acid sequence MKLLRTIALDPSDTLVFDVSAEPGEWAVSGAFRFLDRNLEQLDGKERTAFRGGFLGVQSWGWSTLAQIVPATADDRRALVELLAKRLVERFGAPDLATARVAAEEEVAFAQSLCAHPISTLIAVHRSVRDGEVRESFRSLRLREGQGHGKAFSFMEVEDDAEPGGDLNLADMSKEPGP; translated from the coding sequence GTGAAGCTCTTGCGCACCATTGCGCTCGATCCGTCCGACACGTTGGTATTCGACGTGTCCGCGGAGCCCGGGGAATGGGCGGTGTCGGGCGCGTTCCGCTTTCTTGATCGCAATTTGGAGCAACTGGACGGTAAGGAGCGTACCGCGTTCCGCGGCGGTTTTCTCGGAGTGCAATCCTGGGGCTGGTCGACGCTGGCGCAGATCGTTCCCGCGACCGCGGACGATCGCCGCGCGCTGGTGGAGCTCCTGGCGAAGCGGCTGGTCGAACGGTTCGGTGCGCCGGATCTTGCAACCGCGCGCGTGGCGGCGGAAGAGGAGGTTGCCTTTGCGCAATCGCTCTGTGCCCATCCGATTAGCACGCTGATCGCCGTCCATCGCTCGGTGCGCGATGGCGAGGTCCGCGAGTCCTTCCGGAGCTTGCGGCTACGGGAGGGGCAGGGGCACGGCAAGGCGTTCTCGTTCATGGAAGTGGAGGATGATGCCGAACCCGGCGGCGATCTCAATCTTGCCGATATGAGCAAGGAGCCAGGGCCATGA
- a CDS encoding biotin/lipoate--protein ligase family protein, with product MRLRETRDAFAHAIAIAEESGAGTLTYVGRFDLAEFAVVLEPAEPLCTARRAFYAAMVALTDALRAYAPPNKQVAIDWPDAVRVDGGLVGGGRLGWPSSAKEDEPPRWLVFGAMIRTVAITEAEAGVHPLASALDQEGFGEAGAVQITESFARHLMRATETWQVDGFDAVAREFLSRLTDQPQTSRAIADNGDLLVRRVGGDGTERRDLRKSLLSSSWLDPKLGGPRL from the coding sequence GTGAGGCTGCGCGAGACGCGCGATGCCTTCGCCCATGCCATCGCAATCGCGGAAGAGAGTGGGGCAGGTACGCTGACCTATGTGGGGCGCTTCGATCTTGCCGAGTTCGCCGTCGTGCTCGAACCCGCCGAGCCCTTGTGCACCGCGCGCCGCGCCTTCTATGCCGCCATGGTGGCATTGACCGACGCCTTGCGCGCCTATGCACCGCCGAACAAGCAGGTCGCCATCGACTGGCCGGATGCGGTCCGTGTCGACGGCGGGCTCGTCGGTGGCGGCCGGCTTGGCTGGCCATCGTCCGCGAAAGAGGATGAGCCGCCGCGTTGGTTGGTGTTCGGTGCCATGATCCGGACGGTTGCGATAACCGAGGCGGAAGCGGGCGTGCATCCACTCGCTTCGGCGCTCGATCAGGAGGGCTTTGGCGAAGCCGGCGCGGTTCAAATCACGGAAAGCTTTGCGCGGCACCTGATGCGCGCGACCGAAACCTGGCAAGTCGACGGTTTTGACGCCGTTGCACGCGAATTCCTGAGCCGGCTGACGGACCAACCGCAGACCTCTCGCGCGATCGCTGACAACGGCGATCTTCTGGTGCGCCGGGTTGGAGGAGATGGGACCGAGCGGCGCGATTTGAGGAAATCCCTGCTGTCGTCCTCGTGGCTCGATCCGAAGCTTGGAGGGCCGCGCCTGTGA